A genomic window from Archaeoglobus profundus DSM 5631 includes:
- a CDS encoding ribbon-helix-helix domain-containing protein yields the protein MTWCKPINVKIALRDHSELQKFVNEGKYLSVSDAVREAIRLLIFLEKNDLIVLPSGSSRHPSVREEENAEEGGKEVRYKC from the coding sequence ATGACTTGGTGTAAACCAATTAATGTTAAAATCGCTTTGAGAGATCATAGCGAACTCCAGAAGTTCGTAAACGAGGGAAAATATCTGAGTGTCAGTGATGCTGTTCGTGAAGCCATTAGATTGCTAATTTTCCTTGAAAAGAACGATTTGATAGTTCTTCCGTCAGGCTCCTCCCGTCATCCTTCTGTCAGGGAGGAGGAAAATGCAGAGGAGGGAGGAAAAGAGGTGAGATATAAATGCTAA
- a CDS encoding ribbon-helix-helix domain-containing protein: protein MIEMTRSDTKSERKSVQLNITVSPLIYERLKELVELGYFSSVSDAVRYAIHKMIAELEIQGKLPKKGETSFFEEYMRKRGWIKVDEGEID, encoded by the coding sequence GTGATCGAAATGACCAGATCTGATACTAAGTCGGAACGAAAGTCTGTACAGCTGAATATTACGGTGTCTCCATTAATATATGAGAGATTAAAGGAGCTCGTAGAGTTGGGCTACTTTTCAAGCGTTTCCGATGCTGTGAGATATGCTATTCACAAAATGATTGCTGAGCTTGAAATTCAAGGTAAATTACCAAAGAAAGGAGAAACCAGCTTTTTTGAAGAATACATGAGAAAGCGAGGCTGGATTAAGGTCGATGAAGGTGAAATAGATTGA
- a CDS encoding papain-like cysteine protease family protein — MIGVELSSIPVPKLAQVEIGGVVVDVLNVPFIQQPPQMLCFPYSVSMVIEFFRQTETGVNIPSLTLGDLIRALNTDPERGTVLSKTTIKKLNEVTYPIEFAIYHGNLGKLDECFEKRIPPILIFNSMYYIYSMEGPAHATVYVGRTETKIITNNPWMGKSYPYDLERFLEAWEVEGNKMVIARLRKEKRIEDARLNKYVDLFGGEE; from the coding sequence GTGATAGGGGTGGAGCTGAGCTCCATACCTGTACCAAAACTGGCTCAAGTGGAGATTGGTGGGGTAGTTGTTGATGTTTTGAATGTTCCCTTTATCCAACAGCCACCCCAAATGTTATGCTTTCCTTACTCTGTTAGCATGGTCATTGAATTTTTTAGACAGACAGAAACTGGTGTGAATATCCCAAGTTTAACATTGGGTGATTTAATAAGAGCTTTAAATACGGATCCCGAAAGAGGTACTGTACTTTCAAAAACGACAATAAAAAAGCTTAACGAGGTCACGTATCCCATAGAATTTGCGATATATCATGGCAATTTAGGGAAATTAGACGAATGCTTTGAGAAAAGAATACCACCTATTTTAATCTTTAATTCGATGTACTACATATACTCTATGGAAGGTCCTGCACATGCTACAGTATATGTCGGCAGAACTGAAACAAAAATTATAACTAATAACCCCTGGATGGGCAAAAGTTACCCGTACGATTTGGAGAGATTTTTAGAAGCATGGGAGGTTGAAGGAAATAAGATGGTAATCGCCCGATTAAGAAAGGAAAAAAGGATTGAAGACGCAAGATTAAATAAGTATGTAGACTTATTTGGAGGAGAGGAGTAG
- a CDS encoding DUF6308 family protein, producing MGKAVSLLNPKEDEIKKCVEIVEEEWGFGDKLLYIGCIEAMKNVKLRDIQEKDIKGPIRVFLINWGMMGIVLNRKDRKNWERKLLQVLREEKFCDKLERFRNLNLENANIDELKKEITDCYQEVRDIVGPTSASKVLHLICPNFFPLWDANIRKLVSQECKELGKGSIDDRAEGYYRFMKEVKDFLERYEKILSELSRKYGKPKLRVVDEFMWYVSRYR from the coding sequence ATGGGAAAAGCTGTGAGTTTATTAAATCCCAAGGAAGACGAAATTAAGAAATGTGTTGAAATTGTAGAGGAAGAGTGGGGATTTGGAGACAAACTGCTTTATATTGGATGTATAGAGGCTATGAAGAATGTAAAGTTACGTGATATTCAGGAGAAGGACATTAAGGGCCCGATTCGCGTATTTTTGATAAACTGGGGGATGATGGGGATAGTGCTAAATAGGAAAGATAGAAAGAATTGGGAAAGAAAACTGTTACAGGTGCTAAGGGAAGAGAAGTTCTGTGACAAGCTTGAAAGATTTAGAAATCTGAATTTAGAAAACGCAAACATAGATGAGCTAAAGAAGGAAATTACTGATTGCTATCAGGAAGTTAGAGATATCGTAGGCCCCACATCAGCTAGTAAAGTTCTACACTTGATATGTCCTAACTTCTTCCCACTTTGGGATGCAAATATTAGAAAGTTAGTAAGCCAAGAGTGCAAAGAACTTGGTAAGGGTAGTATAGACGACCGAGCAGAAGGTTACTACAGATTCATGAAAGAAGTTAAAGACTTTCTAGAGAGATACGAGAAAATACTGTCAGAGCTCAGTAGGAAATATGGCAAACCTAAGTTAAGAGTCGTAGATGAATTCATGTGGTACGTGAGTAGATATAGGTGA
- a CDS encoding RipA family octameric membrane protein has protein sequence MIDEENYGEKFKEHLLEQYKLFVEMADRVSNRRMHTNMFYISLVSALIAVTSVLREVGSFNSVIILSISGLGIIVCILWYVHIESYRKLNSAKFTVIHEIEKYLPYPCYYKEWEVLEKSRYVLLSKIEQGITIIFAIIFSIPLLRLLYYLFYLVISR, from the coding sequence ATGATAGACGAAGAAAATTACGGTGAAAAGTTTAAAGAGCATCTTTTAGAACAATATAAACTATTCGTCGAAATGGCAGACAGAGTTAGTAATAGGAGGATGCATACGAACATGTTCTACATATCTTTAGTGTCTGCACTAATTGCGGTGACTTCTGTGTTAAGGGAGGTTGGATCATTTAATTCTGTTATAATTCTTTCGATATCTGGGTTAGGCATAATTGTATGCATTCTATGGTATGTACATATAGAATCTTATAGAAAATTGAACTCAGCGAAATTTACTGTCATTCACGAAATTGAGAAGTATTTGCCGTACCCTTGTTATTACAAAGAGTGGGAGGTATTAGAGAAAAGCAGATATGTATTATTAAGTAAAATAGAGCAAGGGATAACAATTATCTTTGCAATTATATTCTCCATTCCTTTACTGCGTCTTTTATATTATTTATTTTATTTAGTTATCTCCAGATAG
- a CDS encoding TIR domain-containing protein gives MPKLRIYNLFISHSWRYSGEYNRLVNLLNNAPYFWWRNYSCPQHDPAVDPDSEVGRRTLTRELMNQIRPVHCVIVLSGLYVAYSYWIQKEIDIALSFGKPIIGVKPLGSERVPRMIQEVAREIVGWRTDSIISAIRRHSL, from the coding sequence ATGCCAAAATTAAGAATTTATAATCTTTTCATAAGTCACTCATGGAGATATAGTGGTGAGTACAACCGTCTAGTGAACTTATTGAATAACGCTCCGTACTTTTGGTGGAGGAATTATAGTTGTCCACAACATGACCCTGCAGTCGATCCTGATAGTGAAGTTGGTAGAAGAACATTAACTAGAGAACTTATGAATCAAATTCGCCCTGTACATTGTGTTATTGTTCTGTCTGGTTTGTATGTTGCATATAGTTACTGGATTCAGAAAGAAATAGATATTGCACTTAGTTTTGGCAAGCCAATTATTGGAGTGAAACCGTTAGGTAGTGAGAGAGTACCCAGAATGATTCAAGAAGTTGCAAGAGAGATAGTAGGTTGGAGAACGGACTCGATAATAAGTGCTATAAGGAGACACTCACTTTAG
- a CDS encoding DEAD/DEAH box helicase family protein, whose amino-acid sequence MIATLRYERGTIRIEGGVHVPLAKWDERSRCYRALAYKYRDIVDYLRNSGIEFEDHVQDNVIPCPYFDVEIELRDYQAEAVERWMNGKKGVIVLPTGAGKTYIALEIIGRLSVSTLIVVPTLALVDQWKDKLSALFDSHYVGEFTGRRKELRPITVTTYDSAYVNAETLGDKFLLLVFDEVHHLPAECYRQIAEMSIAPYRLGLTAVYEREDGLHALLPDLVGGVVYELKPKDLAGKHLANYVVERIRVPLTEKELEEYKRKARKFRDYVASRRIRLKDVEDFRQVVMLTGIDEEAYEALRSWEVARKIAFNSKNKLKVLRDLLEKHKGDKIIIFTRYNDLVYTISRVFLIPAITHKTSDKERKLILDGFRRGKFKAIVTSQVLDEGIDVPDANVGIIVSGTGSSREFIQRLGRILRPAEGKDLAVLYELVSKDTGEVRVAKRRAKKIKS is encoded by the coding sequence ATGATAGCCACACTGAGGTACGAGAGGGGAACGATAAGGATAGAAGGTGGAGTTCACGTCCCGTTAGCCAAATGGGATGAGAGGAGTCGATGCTATCGAGCTTTAGCCTACAAGTATCGAGATATAGTCGATTACCTTAGAAATTCTGGGATAGAGTTCGAAGATCACGTTCAGGACAACGTGATACCTTGTCCCTACTTTGACGTTGAGATAGAGCTTAGAGATTATCAGGCTGAAGCTGTTGAGAGGTGGATGAACGGTAAAAAAGGTGTGATTGTATTACCTACGGGAGCCGGGAAAACTTACATCGCTTTGGAGATCATAGGAAGGTTAAGCGTTTCAACTTTGATCGTGGTCCCAACGCTCGCGCTGGTCGATCAGTGGAAGGACAAGCTGTCAGCGCTCTTCGATAGTCACTACGTTGGTGAGTTTACGGGAAGGAGGAAGGAGCTAAGACCAATTACGGTCACCACTTACGATTCGGCCTACGTTAATGCCGAAACTCTGGGAGATAAGTTCCTCCTCTTAGTTTTCGACGAGGTTCACCACCTACCGGCGGAATGCTACAGACAGATCGCGGAGATGTCGATTGCTCCTTACCGTTTGGGATTAACTGCCGTTTACGAGAGAGAGGATGGGTTGCATGCTCTCTTACCCGATTTGGTAGGTGGAGTCGTTTACGAACTGAAACCGAAAGACTTGGCCGGGAAGCATTTAGCTAACTACGTCGTGGAGAGGATAAGAGTTCCCTTAACCGAGAAGGAACTCGAGGAGTATAAAAGGAAGGCCAGAAAGTTTAGGGATTACGTTGCTTCGAGAAGGATTAGATTAAAGGACGTTGAAGACTTCAGACAGGTTGTCATGCTTACCGGGATTGATGAGGAAGCTTACGAAGCTCTCAGATCGTGGGAAGTGGCGAGAAAGATTGCTTTTAACTCTAAAAATAAACTGAAAGTCTTGAGAGATCTTCTGGAGAAGCATAAAGGGGACAAAATCATCATTTTTACGAGGTATAACGATCTAGTTTACACGATTTCGAGAGTTTTCCTGATTCCTGCGATCACTCACAAAACCAGCGATAAGGAGAGGAAGTTAATTCTTGACGGGTTTAGGCGAGGAAAATTCAAGGCAATCGTTACGAGTCAGGTTCTGGATGAGGGTATTGACGTTCCGGATGCGAATGTCGGTATCATCGTTAGCGGAACGGGTTCTTCTAGGGAGTTTATTCAGAGGTTGGGTAGGATTCTCAGACCTGCAGAGGGTAAAGACTTAGCAGTTCTTTACGAATTGGTCTCAAAGGATACGGGTGAAGTTAGAGTGGCCAAGAGAAGAGCAAAGAAGATTAAATCGTGA
- a CDS encoding DUF790 family protein — protein MLPKELLEVRRIKGKIYPKFAWSDSDLRLAEKVILTYQRNVGKEYGKVVEILKRLENARNYKKVRGLAKIIERECEFSSKTDLDPLAVRLFLFERGYVTRLGERKKIVEEASKHFGVPVEEIEKAMFADREEERVLTKVPEITPSELVKRYNLSLLQTLIFNCLRLSFWISTNHKNVFRKLKWLGLMYELYEESGKLITDVTGTASILKMTRKYGSAMAKLIPEILRAKEWWIRAEIVDDYEKRVYFFELTDKNRKLFPLDYDERVEFDSSLEEEFYRRMRNFGFEVVREPGVVKAGNHAYIPDFLVRKDGKEVYVEIAGFWTAEYLKKKLEKIRSAGIPLILIVKEELALDKPKNIRDIIVIRKNKIPYGDVLRALKEL, from the coding sequence GTGCTACCTAAAGAGTTGCTGGAAGTTAGAAGAATTAAGGGGAAAATATATCCGAAATTCGCTTGGAGCGATTCCGATTTGAGGTTAGCGGAGAAAGTCATACTGACTTACCAGCGCAACGTCGGAAAGGAGTACGGAAAAGTTGTGGAAATTCTTAAAAGGCTCGAAAACGCGAGAAATTACAAAAAGGTTAGGGGACTCGCCAAGATAATAGAGAGGGAGTGCGAATTTTCTTCTAAAACTGATTTAGATCCGCTCGCCGTCAGGTTGTTCCTGTTTGAAAGGGGTTACGTTACTAGATTAGGAGAAAGAAAGAAGATCGTTGAAGAAGCATCTAAGCATTTTGGAGTTCCGGTCGAGGAGATAGAGAAGGCTATGTTTGCAGATAGAGAGGAGGAAAGAGTACTGACGAAAGTTCCAGAGATTACCCCCTCAGAACTCGTTAAGAGGTACAACTTGTCTCTGCTTCAAACGCTAATTTTCAACTGTCTCCGTCTGAGCTTTTGGATTTCCACGAATCACAAAAACGTATTTCGCAAGTTGAAGTGGTTGGGATTGATGTACGAGCTTTACGAGGAAAGCGGTAAGCTGATTACGGACGTTACGGGAACGGCCTCAATCTTGAAAATGACGAGAAAGTACGGAAGTGCGATGGCTAAACTGATCCCCGAAATTCTAAGGGCTAAAGAGTGGTGGATCAGAGCTGAAATCGTAGACGATTACGAGAAAAGAGTCTACTTCTTTGAACTGACCGATAAAAATCGTAAACTATTCCCTCTGGATTACGATGAAAGGGTAGAATTCGATTCCTCGTTGGAGGAAGAATTTTACAGGCGAATGCGTAACTTCGGTTTCGAAGTTGTTAGGGAGCCCGGAGTAGTGAAAGCTGGCAACCACGCTTACATTCCCGATTTCCTCGTTAGAAAGGACGGTAAGGAAGTTTACGTCGAGATTGCCGGTTTCTGGACCGCGGAATACTTAAAGAAAAAGCTCGAAAAGATAAGGTCGGCGGGCATCCCACTAATTTTAATCGTTAAAGAGGAACTCGCGTTGGATAAGCCTAAAAACATTAGAGATATCATCGTTATTCGTAAGAACAAGATTCCTTACGGTGATGTTCTAAGAGCTCTAAAGGAATTATAG
- a CDS encoding class II glutamine amidotransferase: MCELFGLCSNKDVSISFSWHGFVKRGRKHRDGWGVAWYVPKFYRGKYIGMGVALVKEPRPSVSSPIAKLLEHGIRSNIVISHVRLATSGEPSYVNTHPFVRLLNGVEWVFAHNGSVEGVKSIKLTYYHPAGETDSEHAFCYIMDNLIGIGEAELFENILNIVNDVSDYGSFNFLMSNGTYLFAHTNDGRLYYLLRHPPHRGYARLIDDEDFGIHLGEMKSDDEFATLIATKPLTDENWIQMDLEKLYVFRDGDLVLKVGYEGMEVMLSDLDVDVLKIVRSSPHAVKLSEIADSLGVDVEEVSNIVQSLVARNYLKKHSRDKVPSDHPDARYFTKEDKRELIDLMIKVEN; this comes from the coding sequence ATGTGCGAGCTTTTTGGGCTATGCTCCAATAAAGACGTTAGCATTAGCTTCAGTTGGCATGGATTCGTCAAGAGGGGGCGTAAGCATCGGGACGGTTGGGGAGTTGCTTGGTATGTCCCGAAATTTTATCGTGGGAAATATATCGGTATGGGAGTTGCATTGGTTAAGGAGCCCAGACCATCGGTTAGTAGCCCTATTGCCAAGCTACTTGAGCACGGTATTAGGAGCAACATTGTCATAAGTCATGTTAGGCTTGCTACATCGGGTGAGCCTAGCTACGTCAATACGCATCCGTTCGTCAGACTGCTCAACGGCGTTGAATGGGTTTTTGCTCATAACGGTAGCGTTGAAGGAGTTAAATCAATCAAGCTAACGTATTATCACCCTGCTGGCGAAACCGACTCTGAACACGCATTCTGCTACATCATGGATAACTTAATTGGGATCGGAGAAGCTGAGCTGTTCGAAAATATTCTGAATATTGTCAATGATGTGAGCGATTACGGATCATTTAACTTTCTCATGAGCAACGGCACGTACCTATTCGCTCACACGAATGATGGAAGGCTGTATTATCTGCTCAGACATCCTCCGCATAGGGGCTATGCTAGGCTAATTGACGATGAGGACTTTGGAATTCATTTAGGAGAAATGAAGAGCGATGATGAATTCGCGACGCTAATCGCAACGAAGCCACTTACAGACGAAAATTGGATCCAAATGGATCTTGAGAAGCTGTACGTGTTCAGAGATGGAGATTTGGTATTGAAGGTTGGATATGAAGGAATGGAAGTCATGCTTAGTGATCTCGATGTGGATGTCCTTAAGATTGTGAGAAGCAGTCCACACGCCGTTAAATTGTCGGAGATTGCTGACAGCCTTGGGGTAGATGTTGAGGAGGTTAGCAACATTGTTCAAAGCCTTGTAGCTAGAAATTACCTAAAGAAGCATTCGAGAGATAAAGTCCCGTCAGATCACCCAGATGCGAGGTATTTTACAAAAGAGGATAAGAGGGAGCTCATAGATCTGATGATAAAGGTCGAAAATTGA
- a CDS encoding lamin tail domain-containing protein — translation MLLAIVFAGCAEKVDIGLENVENVSEYTELGKKILENNQTEYAPTEVTTIPSQTVVTPAVTHISKTVPVTEEKPSITPPTTIPAITPIITPTTVTIPTLTEIPHAIPDETTTTTIAITTTITPTPVPTSTPTPIITPTPTPTPTPTPTTPTATPTPTPIPTPTPTPTATTEITTPPPTTTTLTPIPTPIETTLIEETPTPTPTPTPTPEPVDIEIVSPKDGEKIIASDSTASVLLKVEVLSGSSDEVKVYVDEQYVETLTIFLWSYLSLTPGKHTIKVVAYTGDNVVDTDEVTVEVEGFAFGVRYEAKVVRVIDGDTIDVMINDNTYRIRLLGVDCPETSPEGNEPYEYDDITDLEYLAEWGLKAKEFTENVLDHETVYIEFDELAGLKGYYGRYLAYVYLSNGTDFNALLIKNGLARVYVEGTFKKEEEYLEFENYAKTNKIGLWAYSTYTVTPTEPPTQTPTVTGVKISYIHYDAPGNDWYNPNGEYVVIKNYGSDTVNLKGWKLKDKAGHTFTFPDITLEPGESVYVYSGEGVNSENKLYWGNGAIWNNDGDTAYLYDANGNLVDTYSY, via the coding sequence GTGCTTCTCGCAATAGTGTTTGCAGGCTGTGCAGAGAAGGTCGATATAGGCTTGGAAAATGTAGAAAATGTATCTGAATACACAGAACTCGGAAAGAAAATCTTAGAAAATAACCAAACAGAATATGCCCCAACAGAGGTAACAACGATCCCTTCACAGACAGTTGTAACGCCTGCAGTTACACATATATCAAAGACTGTACCCGTGACGGAAGAAAAGCCTTCAATCACACCTCCAACCACTATTCCTGCAATAACTCCAATAATTACTCCAACAACAGTTACGATACCCACGCTAACTGAAATACCACACGCTATTCCAGATGAAACTACGACGACAACAATTGCAATTACAACTACAATTACACCAACGCCTGTGCCTACATCTACTCCCACGCCTATTATAACTCCAACGCCCACACCAACGCCTACGCCGACACCAACAACTCCGACTGCAACACCTACACCAACTCCAATCCCAACACCAACCCCAACCCCAACTGCAACAACTGAGATAACAACACCGCCACCGACAACGACAACACTGACTCCAATTCCAACACCAATTGAAACCACACTAATAGAAGAGACGCCGACACCCACACCAACGCCTACACCTACACCTGAACCAGTAGATATTGAGATTGTCAGTCCTAAGGACGGAGAGAAGATAATCGCATCAGATAGTACTGCAAGCGTCTTACTCAAAGTGGAAGTTCTGAGCGGTAGTTCCGACGAGGTGAAAGTCTACGTAGACGAACAATACGTAGAAACTCTTACAATCTTTCTCTGGAGCTATTTGTCACTAACTCCAGGCAAACACACGATAAAAGTAGTCGCTTATACTGGCGATAACGTAGTTGATACCGACGAAGTAACCGTAGAAGTCGAAGGATTCGCATTCGGCGTGAGATATGAGGCCAAAGTGGTCAGAGTAATTGACGGAGACACCATAGATGTCATGATAAACGATAACACATACAGGATCCGCCTTCTGGGAGTAGACTGTCCAGAGACTTCTCCCGAGGGAAATGAACCTTACGAATACGATGACATTACCGATCTTGAATACTTGGCAGAATGGGGTTTGAAAGCTAAAGAATTCACGGAAAACGTCCTTGATCACGAAACTGTCTATATCGAATTCGACGAGTTGGCAGGACTTAAAGGGTATTACGGGAGGTATTTAGCTTACGTTTACTTGTCCAATGGTACGGACTTCAACGCTCTCTTGATCAAGAACGGTCTAGCAAGGGTTTACGTGGAGGGAACTTTCAAGAAAGAGGAAGAATATCTCGAGTTCGAAAACTACGCTAAAACAAATAAAATTGGTCTTTGGGCCTATTCAACTTACACGGTGACACCCACTGAACCTCCTACACAAACGCCAACTGTAACTGGAGTTAAGATATCCTACATCCATTACGATGCACCAGGCAACGATTGGTATAATCCCAACGGAGAATACGTTGTCATCAAGAACTACGGTTCCGATACGGTTAACTTAAAGGGATGGAAGCTCAAAGACAAAGCTGGTCATACCTTCACATTTCCAGATATAACGTTGGAACCCGGCGAGTCGGTTTATGTCTATTCTGGAGAAGGAGTTAACTCAGAGAACAAGTTGTATTGGGGTAACGGAGCTATTTGGAACAACGACGGCGATACGGCGTACCTGTACGATGCAAATGGGAATCTTGTCGATACCTACAGCTATTGA
- a CDS encoding DUF4268 domain-containing protein, with the protein MPNVQLGRIREVPITDVFRGEGEFSDWLLENIELLSEKLQIELDDLQREYQVGRFSADLVGKDVNTNEKVVIENQFGRTDHDHLGKILTYASGIDAKIIVWIAEEFADEHKQALTWLNNQTPAEIGFFGIEVRAIQIENSPYAIDFKVVVAPNQWVKSTRIPQTSPRGEAYREFWGLLLESYGRRLTPQPQNWMCFGAGRSGIVYSWVFTSDNKFSVELYINTGSPEKNKQIYECLLKDKEQIERMLNPEGYEMYWGPAKWSPKGAHRIAVYKPMSGDILQIDESERSELLNWGKEMMKRFETTFSKYLTKCARP; encoded by the coding sequence ATGCCTAATGTTCAGCTCGGGAGAATAAGAGAGGTACCGATAACTGACGTCTTTAGAGGTGAAGGAGAATTTAGTGATTGGCTTTTGGAAAATATTGAGCTCTTGAGTGAGAAGCTTCAGATTGAGCTTGATGATCTCCAGAGGGAGTATCAGGTCGGTAGATTCTCTGCTGACCTTGTGGGAAAGGATGTAAATACCAATGAGAAAGTTGTAATCGAGAATCAATTCGGAAGAACAGACCACGATCATCTTGGAAAGATTCTCACGTATGCATCTGGAATTGATGCAAAAATTATAGTATGGATTGCTGAGGAGTTTGCAGATGAACATAAACAAGCTCTTACGTGGCTAAATAACCAAACACCAGCAGAAATAGGGTTTTTCGGGATAGAAGTTCGAGCCATACAAATTGAGAACTCTCCTTACGCAATAGATTTCAAAGTGGTAGTAGCTCCAAATCAATGGGTTAAAAGTACAAGAATTCCTCAAACTTCTCCAAGAGGAGAGGCTTATAGAGAATTTTGGGGGCTACTATTAGAATCGTATGGTAGAAGACTGACCCCTCAACCTCAAAATTGGATGTGCTTTGGAGCGGGAAGAAGTGGAATTGTATATAGCTGGGTCTTCACGAGCGATAACAAGTTCTCAGTGGAGCTGTACATAAATACAGGGAGTCCCGAGAAAAATAAACAAATTTACGAATGCTTACTTAAGGACAAGGAGCAAATTGAAAGAATGCTGAATCCAGAAGGGTATGAAATGTATTGGGGCCCAGCTAAGTGGAGCCCTAAAGGAGCTCATAGGATAGCTGTATATAAGCCAATGAGTGGAGATATACTTCAGATTGACGAAAGTGAGAGATCAGAACTCCTGAATTGGGGTAAAGAGATGATGAAAAGATTTGAAACGACTTTTTCGAAGTACTTAACGAAGTGTGCAAGACCTTGA